One Pseudomonas tolaasii NCPPB 2192 genomic window carries:
- a CDS encoding D-hexose-6-phosphate mutarotase, with the protein MPVHHVETVKIDELDCWRIRHNGAELMVAQQGAHIFSYVRDGEQPLIWPNPEAVFKKGKGIRTGVPVCWPWFGVFDRNPQSVKAMRHSDQPAGAHGFVRTARWEFTGTELEGEALRIDLALPVPAGGFPNWPHQVDLKLSLLLDDQLHIRLTSHNHGADTVTLSQALHTYFAVSDVRNVQVEGLDGLAYIDTADGWAEKQQSGPLHFTAETDRIYLDTPAQLNIVDKDWQRRIQLTAEGSKTTVIWNPWTERAKAFDDMADDGWTGMLCIETANVLDDVVELAPGQSHTLGVSITGTAL; encoded by the coding sequence ATGCCTGTGCACCACGTTGAAACCGTGAAAATCGACGAGCTGGACTGCTGGCGCATCCGCCACAACGGCGCCGAACTGATGGTCGCCCAACAAGGTGCGCATATCTTCAGTTACGTGCGCGACGGCGAGCAGCCGCTGATCTGGCCGAACCCCGAGGCGGTGTTCAAAAAAGGCAAAGGCATCCGCACCGGCGTGCCGGTGTGCTGGCCGTGGTTTGGCGTATTCGACCGCAACCCGCAGAGCGTCAAGGCGATGCGTCACAGCGACCAGCCTGCCGGCGCCCATGGTTTTGTGCGTACCGCACGCTGGGAATTCACCGGAACCGAGCTTGAAGGCGAAGCACTGCGCATCGATCTGGCGTTGCCGGTGCCCGCTGGCGGCTTCCCGAACTGGCCTCATCAAGTCGATTTGAAGCTGAGCCTGTTGCTGGACGACCAACTGCACATCCGCTTGACCAGCCACAACCACGGCGCCGACACCGTGACCTTGAGCCAGGCGCTGCACACCTATTTCGCCGTTAGCGATGTGCGCAACGTGCAGGTCGAAGGGCTGGACGGCCTGGCGTATATCGATACCGCCGATGGCTGGGCCGAGAAACAGCAATCCGGCCCGCTGCACTTCACCGCCGAAACCGACCGCATTTACCTCGATACACCCGCGCAACTGAACATCGTCGATAAAGACTGGCAGCGCCGCATCCAGCTCACTGCCGAGGGTTCGAAGACCACCGTGATCTGGAACCCGTGGACCGAACGCGCCAAGGCCTTTGACGACATGGCTGACGACGGCTGGACGGGCATGCTGTGCATCGAGACGGCGAATGTGCTGGATGATGTTGTTGAGTTGGCACCCGGCCAAAGCCACACCTTGGGCGTGAGCATCACCGGTACTGCCTTGTAA